GCCTACCCAGACCGCGGCAACGAGAAGACACGCTGCGATAATCTTGCGCACCTATTCTTTTTCTCGATCCAAGAACTGAAGAAATTCGGGAGCGGGAACTGGCGGACTGAAGAGAAAACCTTGAAGTTCTTCGCATCCGAGTTCGCGAAGTGACTGCGCCTGCTCCTCGGTTTCCACACCCTCTCCAACCACCGACATCAGAAGATGGTGCGCCATCGAAATGATGGCCCCGCTGACGGCCAAGTTCTCAGCGTTTTCCGGGATTCCCTCAACGAACGAGCGATCGATCTTCACGCGAGTAATCGGGAATCGCCTGAGATACGTGAGCGATGAATACCCAGTGCCAAAATCGTCCAGCGTGAGGCCGATTCCCATGTTGTCCAGTTCCTCGAACGCAGCATCGATCAGCTTGTCCTCCTGCATGATCGTGCTTTCCGTGATCTCGAGATCGAGTTGCGCAGCGCTCAATCCAGTCTCTTGCAGGGCCTCTCGCACCATTTCCACGAAGTTCGACTTCCGGACCTGATGGCCGGACACGTTCACCGCCATGCGGATGGGCCGGAAGCCGTCGTCCTGCCAGGCGCGAGCCTGCGCGCAGGCTGTACGGAGTACCCACTCGCCGAGCGAATCGATCATGCCCGCGTCCTCCGCGATTGGAATGAATTCTTCTGGGGAGATCGGCCCGAGTTCGGCGTTTTTCCAGCGGACCAGAGCTTCGGCCGCAATGACTCGGCCGGTTTCAGCATCTCGCACCGGTTGGTAGCTCACGGATAATTCGTTGCGAGACGATGCCTTGCGCAGTCGTTCCTCGAGGTCGAGCTTTCTTTCGGACTCGGTGTTCATCGACCCCGAGTAGAACTTGAGATTGTTGCGCCCCAGTTCCTTGGCGCAGTACATCGCGGTGTCCGCGTTTTTTAGCAGTGTTTCGACGTCCTCTCCGTCTGTGGGATAAATCGAGATGCCGAGGCTTGCGGTAACAACGAGTTCGCGGCCCGCCACATCGAAAGGAGCGCGCAGCGCTTCGAGCACGCGTCGCGCTGCGCGGTCTGCGCCGTGGGCGTCAGAGATCCCGCTGAGTAGAAGCGTGAATTCGTCGCCCCCAAGGCGAGCAACACCCAGCTGCGAGTCGTTATTATCCGCGTGGGTAATCGTGTCGCTAAAACGTACGATGCCCACCAATCGTTTCGCCACTTCACACAGAAGTGCGTCGCCCACGGTGTGGCCGAGTGTGTCGTTTACGCGTTTGAATGCATCGAGGTCGAGAAAGCAGATGGCGAAGAGCGTGCGCTCTCGACGGGCATGAAGCCGAGCCTGCTCGGCTCGATCCCTGAACAGACGACGGTTTGGCAGGCCCGTTAGCGAATCGAATTGAGCGAGCTGACGATTCACTTCAATGGAATGCTTGACGAGCTTTCGGAGCAGGAAAAAACACGCCAAGGACAAACACGAAATGCCTATGAACAGTCCGAGAAGTTGCGCGGGGTCCAGAGGGGCAAAGCCCAGACCTTCGCTCAGTGCTCCGGCGTTCAAGGCCGTGTAGCGACCGATCATGTAGCCCAGGGCGGCGAGAGGAATGACCGCGCCCAAAAAATAAGAGACGAATGTTCCGCGGTCCGGATCGCCGGAGGTCAGCGAATACGGGTTCTTCGTGGAACCGAGCATCGGATGTCCTCCTTGTACTACTGCTACTGCATATTTCGGCCTGCCCGCGTCTCCGCATTAGGCCTGTACGCAATCCGGGCTCTACACTCCCGATCCGTCATGGTTTTACTCATCCTCCGCCAACTACTCCCCATTTTGGCCGGGAAACCGGCTTTCCCGGAGGAGTCTGCAGGCGATCGCGCGCTGAGGCGCGTCTTACGCTCCGGAGCCGATGTAGTCCACCAGCATGCCACTGGTGCGGCGCAGACGAGCGCTCAAATCCCTGGCAATCATCAACACGAACTGCAGGGCGAGGCGAGGTTTGTCGTCGCTCAAGCTCGCGAGACCCTCCGGGTCGAGGATCATCAGGGTCGATTCACTGACAGCCCGGACCGTGGCGGAGCGTGGCCGCCCGTCGATCAATGCCATTTCGCCAAAAGTCTTCCCCGGTCCGATCCGCGCGAGGGACTTGCTCAAGCCGTTCGAATCCAGCTTGACGATCTCGACCGCGCCGCGGATCACCAAACACAGAAACGCTTCCAGTTCGCCCTCGGCAACCACGAGATCACCTGCCTCGGCGCGGTACACTCGCCTGGGTATCGAGAGTGCTTCCAGCTCCGAGAAACCAAACTGATCTGCCCAGCGGGACGTCTCGAGCAATTCCGCTTTCGCCTCGGATTGGAGATTGAACAAGTGCAGTCGATCTAGGGAGCTCGAGTTCATCAATACGTCACTGAGTCCGAAGCTGAAGGCCCGTGTCTCGACCTCAGTCGCCGCGGCGCGCGGCGTGGTACACGATTTCGGTTCCACCAATCCTGAAGCAATCGTCGTCTTCGAGGAACCGCTCTTCGTCGTTGAGCACGCCCATCAGGTAGGTGCCGTTGGTGCTGCCGAGGTCGCGCAGGACGTGGCCTGCAGCAGTCCTGGTGATCGATACATGCTGTCGGCTGGCAGATGGTTCTTCCAGTACGAAGTCTACGTCGGGTCCGCGGCCAATTGTCGTGATGTCGCTCTCCAACTCGACTTCGGCGTACTTCCGAGAACCGCCCACAATACTGAGATACGCGTGCTTGCGAATCGAAACCGGCATGATTGTTCGCTGACTTTCACTGCGTGCCGGAGCAACACCGCCGATGGAGATGGTCTCGGCGCGCCGGGGCGAGGAGGTTTCCGTTCGCTCCGAATCCCGAGAGACGTCTGAACCAGACTCTGAATCGGGCGCCTTTGAACCAAGCGCCTTTGAACCAGGCGATTTCGAACCAGACATCGGGACTCCTGTAGTTGCTGCAGGTCTCTGCGTGCATCACGGTTAGACGAGGCATCGGTAATCCGCACCAATCTCCGAAGGACAGAAATCGATCGGCAGCGAGAACCGGGCACGCGGTGCATACAGGCGAACCCAGCGTCCGCCGATATAGAGCGCAATGGCTGCGGTTCCCCGAAGAAAAAAGACGCGATCGTCGAGTGGTACAAAGTCCCGATCCCAAATCCTGTGGAAGCAGGCGATCGAGGCCCGGGTGCAATGGCCTGCTCTCCTCCGAAGACCCGAATTGATTGGGCTCGTGCTTCGCAAAACCGCGCTCCATCATGCGATCTTTGCCGCGGTACTCATAGGAATCCATCTCGGAACTGGGATACTACTCGGAAAGATCGACGAGTTCCTCGCAATCGACCCAGGCGCACCGACAACTTGGATTGCCGCCGGCACTGTCTGTGCCACGTTGGTCTGGGGTCTCAGCGTCTGGGTCTCAATGCCGCGAGTGATGAACTTTGCAGCGCTGCGGGCCCGCGGCCTGACGATCCGAGCCGACCACCGCGTAAAGGAAGATCCGCAACTGGGGCTCGAACTCTACCGCGAGGCACTGCGACAGTTGGTGAGTTCCCCCAGTCGCAGCGAGATCGAGCGAAAGATCAGAGCGCTCGAAGCAACGCAGGCCCGTCAGGTAGGGGACGAATCTTCCCACGCCCTGGATACTGCGGCGTCTGTGATGAGGACCGATGCAACGCTCATCCAACCCGTCGAACCTCCGGAGTCGCGAGACGAAGCCCACGCTGAATCGGTCGGACCCGACGGGCGTTATCTGCTGCATCGGGAACTTGGACGCGGCGGGATGGCGGTCGTCTTCCATGCCACCGACCAAGTGCTCGGACGCGACGTAGCCCTGAAACAACTCCCCACTCAGATGTGCTCGGAAAAGGAGTTGACCGACCGC
This genomic window from Myxococcales bacterium contains:
- a CDS encoding EAL domain-containing protein; translated protein: MLGSTKNPYSLTSGDPDRGTFVSYFLGAVIPLAALGYMIGRYTALNAGALSEGLGFAPLDPAQLLGLFIGISCLSLACFFLLRKLVKHSIEVNRQLAQFDSLTGLPNRRLFRDRAEQARLHARRERTLFAICFLDLDAFKRVNDTLGHTVGDALLCEVAKRLVGIVRFSDTITHADNNDSQLGVARLGGDEFTLLLSGISDAHGADRAARRVLEALRAPFDVAGRELVVTASLGISIYPTDGEDVETLLKNADTAMYCAKELGRNNLKFYSGSMNTESERKLDLEERLRKASSRNELSVSYQPVRDAETGRVIAAEALVRWKNAELGPISPEEFIPIAEDAGMIDSLGEWVLRTACAQARAWQDDGFRPIRMAVNVSGHQVRKSNFVEMVREALQETGLSAAQLDLEITESTIMQEDKLIDAAFEELDNMGIGLTLDDFGTGYSSLTYLRRFPITRVKIDRSFVEGIPENAENLAVSGAIISMAHHLLMSVVGEGVETEEQAQSLRELGCEELQGFLFSPPVPAPEFLQFLDREKE
- a CDS encoding FHA domain-containing protein; this translates as MSGSKSPGSKALGSKAPDSESGSDVSRDSERTETSSPRRAETISIGGVAPARSESQRTIMPVSIRKHAYLSIVGGSRKYAEVELESDITTIGRGPDVDFVLEEPSASRQHVSITRTAAGHVLRDLGSTNGTYLMGVLNDEERFLEDDDCFRIGGTEIVYHAARRGD
- a CDS encoding cyclic nucleotide-binding domain-containing protein; its protein translation is MNSSSLDRLHLFNLQSEAKAELLETSRWADQFGFSELEALSIPRRVYRAEAGDLVVAEGELEAFLCLVIRGAVEIVKLDSNGLSKSLARIGPGKTFGEMALIDGRPRSATVRAVSESTLMILDPEGLASLSDDKPRLALQFVLMIARDLSARLRRTSGMLVDYIGSGA